In a genomic window of Oncorhynchus keta strain PuntledgeMale-10-30-2019 chromosome 28, Oket_V2, whole genome shotgun sequence:
- the tfr1b gene encoding transferrin receptor 1b, protein MASTINQVRSSLSKMFKSERYSPFTLQSDGESHVEVKLSDDIVDHAPSEQAGQPGGSPSYRPRPKRNYHMCYLALGILFIFIIGYLIGYVSHRSPLQEPIPCDSEQEEGVAKKAIVEYSLSWTNITSLLARRLTSDAFNSRLSDVEQTDHTAGSTGDNILGNRVLESFKSLNMEPWTDTHYVQLQMPNSEKPNRVLIGQDEVCQPKGYLAYSATGKAKGKAVNGNYGSQEDLALLQTLKVELNGTVILLRASGQISLAQQVANVAALGVSAVLIYPEHKTETTELYGHVHLGSGDPYTPGFPSFNHTQFPPTRSSGLPNVLAQSITAQTAVKILKRIGGPDAPPSFKGKLDNVKYTLGGASSEDVTVEVNNVLQDTEIHNVFGVIKGFIEPDRYVVLGAQRDAWGPGYAKATVGTTLLLELARAVSEMVHTDGFRPRRSLVFASWSAGEYGSVGATEWLEGYLSSLDRRVVTYISLDGVVTGNYAVNASASPLLHSLLERTMKEVKNPIGFGESGKSLYDTVAGVNFEKAVFKPMQMEDSAYPFLAFSGIPSLSFRFVSQEVYPHYGTSFDNKEYLGFATAHHLGSIATGAGLVAGQLALRLVHDHVLYLDVLRYRKVLSQSVVNINQRLKQVTRDGSAEGLSARWLIMALGSYSRAATDLNTELLNTDLTDKLACHNINDRIMRVEHNLLSPFVSPKEVPFRHLLFGHGSHTMAAMLEGEDREALRTQLALATWTLQGCANALSGDVWDSDNQI, encoded by the exons ATGGCGTCAACTATTAATCAAGTGAGGTCGTCGCTTTCCAAAATG TTTAAGAGTGAGCGTTACAGccccttcactctgcagtcagaCGGAGAGAGCCACGTGGAGGTGAAGCTGTCTGATGACATAGTTGACCACGCCCCCTCTGAGCAGGCAGGCCAACCAGGGGGCTCGCCCTCCTACAGGCCCCGCCCCAAGCGGAACTACCACATGTGTTACCTGGCCCTTGGAATCCTCTTTATCTTCATCATCG GTTATCTAATTGGCTATGTGAGCCACCGTTCTCCTCTCCAGGAGCCAATCCCTTGTGATTCTGAACAGGAAGAGGGTGTGGCTAAGAAGGCTATCGTAGAATACTCTCTATCCTGGACCAACATCACCAGCCTGCTGGCACGGAGACTGACTTCTGACGCCTTCAACAGCAGACTGAG tGATGTTGAACAGACGGATCACACAGCAGGGAGCACTGGAGACAACATTCTGGGAAATCGTGTGTTGGAAAGCTTTAAGAGTCTGAACATGGAGCCCTGGACTGACACACACTATGTCCAACTACAGATGCCCAACAG TGAGAAGCCAAACCGTGTACTGATTGGCCAAGATGAGGTGTGCCAGCCTAAGGGCTATCTGGCCTATAGCGCCACAGGAAAAGCAAAG GGCAAGGCAGTGAATGGTAACTATGGGAGTCAGGAGGACTTGGCACTGCTACAGACTCTGAAGGTTGAGCTGAACGGCACCGTGATTCTACTGAGAGCTTCAGGACAGATCAGCCTGGCACAGCAG GTGGCTAATGTAGCTGCATTGGGGGTATCTGCTGTGTTGATTTACCCTGAACACAAGACTGAAACTACTGAACTATATGGGCAT GTCCATCTAGGTTCTGGAGACCCCTATACTCCAGGGTTCCCCTCCTTCAACCACACCCAGTTCCCTCCCACCCGGTCCTCTGGTCTGCCCAATGTACTGGCCCAAAGCATTACTGCTCAGACTGCTGTCAAGATACTAAA acGTATAGGTGGGCCTGATGCTCCTCCCAGTTTTAAAGGAAAACTGGACAATGTGAAGTACACCCTGGGAGGGGCCAGTAGTGAGGATGTCACAGTGGAGGTGAACAACGTGCTGCAGGACACCGAGATACACAACGTCTTTGGAGTCATCAAGGGCTTCATTGAGCCAG ATCGGTACGTGGTACTGGGGGCTCAGAGGGATGCGTGGGGTCCAGGCTACGCTAAAGCCACTGTCGGGACCACACTGCTGCTGGAGCTGGCTAGAGCTGTGTCTGAGATGGtgcacacag atggtttCCGTCCCAGGAGGAGTCTGGTGTTTGCCAGTTGGAGTGCAGGAGAGTACGGCAGTGTTGGAGCTACAGAGTGGCTGGAG GGATACCTTTCCTCTCTGGACAGAAGAGTTGTCACCTACATCAGCCTGGACGGAGTAGTCACGG GAAATTATGCTGTGAACGCATCTGCCAGTCCCCTGCTCCACAGCCTTCTGGAAAGAACCATGAAGGAGGTGAAGAATCCCATTGGTTTTGGAGAGTCTGGGAAGTCTCTGTATGATACTGTGGCTGGAGTCAACTTTGAGAAGGCAGT GTTTAAGCCCATGCAGATGGAAGACTCTGCGTATCCGTTCCTGGCCTTCTCTggaatcccctctctctccttccgcttCGTCTCTCAGGAG GTCTACCCTCACTACGGCACCTCTTTTGACAACAAGGAATACCTTGGTTTCGCCACCGCCCATCACCTTGGTTCCATAGCCACTGGGGCGGGATTGGTCGCAGGTCAGCTGGCGTTACGACTGGTCCACGATCACGTGCTGTATCTGGACGTGCTACGCTACAGGAAGGTTCTCAGTCAATCGGTGGTCAACATCAACCAGCGCCTCAAACAAGTCACCCGG GATGGTTCTGCCGAGGGTCTGTCAGCTCGTTGGCTCATCATGGCCTTAGGCTCCTACAGTAGAGCTGCTACTGACCTCAACACCGAACTACTCAACACCGACCTCACTGACAAACTGGCCTGCCACAACATCAACGACCGCATCATGAGG gtGGAACACAACCTCCTCTCACCGTTTGTCTCCCCCAAGGAGGTTCCGTTCCGCCACCTGCTGTTTGGCCATGGTTCCCACACCATGGCAGCCATGttggagggggaggacagggaggcaCTGCGGACCCAGCTGGCCCTGGCCACCTGGACGCTACAGGGCTGTGCCAACGCTCTCTCTGGAGACGTCTGGGACAGCGACAACCAGATCTAA
- the ccl20b gene encoding C-C motif chemokine 20b: MISYRVCVLAALFSLLIITLIPTTQSADCCLKFTQRPVHCRWLKGYTFQDITSSCDLNAVIFQNRRNKFVCADPSQDWTKRVQRCLRKRQEKKSQLKKRV; this comes from the exons ATGATAAGCTATAGAGTCTGTGTCCTGgctgctctgttctctctcctcatcatcaCCCTCATTCCCACCACACAATCAG cggACTGCTGTCTGAAGTTCACTCAGCGTCCGGTGCACTGCCGATGGCTGAAAGGCTACACCTTCCAAGACATTACTTCCTCATGTGACCTCAACGCTGTCAT CTTCCAGAATCGGAGGAACAAGTTTGTGTGTGCCGACCCCTCTCAAGACTGGACCAAGAGGGTACAACGCTGTCTGCG CAAGCGTCAGGAGAAGAAATCCCAACTGAAGAAAAGGGTCTGA